The proteins below come from a single Seriola aureovittata isolate HTS-2021-v1 ecotype China chromosome 23, ASM2101889v1, whole genome shotgun sequence genomic window:
- the LOC130164056 gene encoding equilibrative nucleoside transporter 2, with translation MKGREDAPRDQGYLVGICFFILGLGTLLPWNFFMTASLYFQGRLNTIESSNGTVVVRKEYYFNNWMTLLSQLPLLLFTLLNSFLYQRISEAMRIAGSLVFILLLFFLTAVLVKVPMEEDRFFSVTMATIWFINSFGAVLQGSLFGLVGLLPQKYSTVFMSGQGLAGTFAAIAMLLAIASDAESESAALGYFITPCVGTVITLCSYLILPRLEFAQYYLNKSSTYEVGTKDELLSESSTVENGKLNGHANGSVTGSPAETEVDPRPDGTTQAFLPLEQVDREQAKASVIEVFKKIWVMAFCVTFVFTVTLSVFPAVTADVKTSFPGKWDRFFLSVCCFLMFNINDWLGRTITTFIRWPCKESRLFPALVVSRVVFIPLLMLCNVQTRSYLPVYFAHDGAFTAIMALFSVSSGYFVCLSMSYAPQLVEPKDAETAGALMTFFLALGLSIGAALSFLLRALV, from the exons ATGAAGGGACGAGAGGACGCTCCTCGAGACCA GGGCTACCTGGTCGGAATTTGTTTCTTCATTCTGGGCCTGGGAACACTACTACCATGGAACTTCTTCATGACTGCGTCATTG TATTTCCAAGGTCGCCTAAATACAATAGAATCGAGCAACGGCACAGTGGTGGTCCGCAAAGAGTACTACTTCAACAACTGGATGACCCTGCTGTCCCAGCTGCCCCTGCTGCTGTTCACGCTGCTCAACTCTTTCCTCTATCAGAG GATATCAGAGGCGATGCGTATCGCAGGTAGCCTTGTTTTtatcctgctgctcttcttcctcacgGCTGTCCTGGTCAAAGTGCCCATGGAGGAAGATCGCTTCTTCTCTGTTACCATGGCTACAATCTGGTTCATCAACT CGTTCGGCGCCGTGCTGCAGGGCAGTCTGTTCGGCCTGGTGGGTCTGCTGCCTCAGAAGTACAGCACCGTCTTCATGAGCGGCCAGGGCCTCGCCGGGACCTTTGCTGCCATCGCCATGCTGCTAGCCATAGCCA GTGATGCAGAGTCTGAGTCAGCAGCGTTGGGTTACTTCATCACACCATGTGTGGGGACAGTCATCACACTCTGCAGCTACCTGATTCTGCCTCGCCTG GAGTTTGCGCAGTACTATCTGAACAAAAGCAGCACCTACGAGGTCGGCACCAAAGACGAGCTGCTGAGCG AGAGCAGCACAGTGGAGAACGGGAAGCTGAACGGCCATGCTAACGGCTCAGTGACCGGCAGTCCGGCTGAGACCGAGGTGGACCCCAGGCCGGACGGGACCACGCAGGCCTTCCTGCCACTGGAGCAGGTGGACAGGGAACAAGCCAAAGCCTCGGTCATAGAGGTCTTCAAAAAG atctGGGTGATGGCGTTCTGTGTGACGTTCGTGTTCACAgtcactctgtctgtctttcctgcCGTCACCGCAGATGTCAAAACATCATTCCCAGGAAAATGGG ATCGCTTCTTTCTCTCAGTGTGCTGCTTCTTGATGTTCAACATCAACGACTGGCTCGGTCGCACCATCACCACCTTCATACGTTGG ccttGTAAAGAGTCTCGTCTGTTCCCGGCGCTGGTCGTCTCCAGGGTGGTGTTCATTCCTCTGCTGATGCTCTGTAATGTCCAGACCCGCTCCTACCTTCCCGTCTACTTTGCTCACGATGGTGCTTTCACTGCCATCATGGCTCTCTTTTCTGTGTCCAGCGGCTACTTCGTCTGCCTCTCCATGTCCTACGCACCACA GTTAGTGGAGCCCAAGGATGCGGAAACTGCAGGAGCCCTGATGACCTTCTTCTTGGCCCTGGGTCTGTCCATAGGAGCAGCCCTGTCCTTCCTTCTGAGAGCTCTGgtctag